In a genomic window of Deltaproteobacteria bacterium:
- a CDS encoding ABC transporter permease: protein MGYQRKLWRTFKSNKTAIVGAAMASVVVLTAVFAFVIAPYDPIDQDVFNRLKPPDRSHLLGTDEYGRDVLSRVIWGTRISLIVGLFSVLLGMIMGTAMGIVAGYTGGKTDVIIMRMVDVLMSFPTLITGIMVAAILGSGLIKLIVTIGIIFAPRFARMAYGPTLGVKEMEYISSARVIGSGNFRIITHYILLNIFSEILVAGTLWMGTAIMIEASLSFLGLGISPPTPTWGNMIKSGIDSLSNAPWLSLFPGLAILITVLSFNMIGDGLRDIADPQLRT from the coding sequence ATGGGCTATCAGCGAAAACTCTGGCGGACGTTCAAAAGCAACAAGACCGCCATTGTCGGTGCTGCAATGGCATCAGTTGTGGTCTTGACAGCCGTCTTTGCTTTTGTCATCGCCCCCTATGACCCGATTGACCAGGACGTGTTTAACCGCTTGAAACCGCCGGATCGATCGCATTTGCTGGGCACCGACGAATACGGCCGCGATGTGTTGTCCCGCGTGATCTGGGGTACGCGGATTTCGTTAATCGTCGGTCTTTTTTCCGTCCTGCTGGGGATGATCATGGGCACCGCTATGGGAATCGTTGCCGGTTATACGGGGGGCAAGACGGATGTCATCATCATGCGCATGGTGGATGTGCTGATGTCATTTCCGACCCTGATTACCGGCATTATGGTGGCGGCCATCCTGGGCTCAGGATTGATCAAACTGATTGTTACCATCGGCATTATCTTTGCGCCGCGATTCGCGCGCATGGCGTACGGGCCGACGCTGGGGGTCAAAGAAATGGAGTATATCAGTTCGGCCAGGGTCATCGGCTCCGGTAATTTCAGAATTATCACACATTACATATTGCTAAACATTTTCAGTGAAATATTAGTGGCCGGCACCCTGTGGATGGGTACGGCGATCATGATCGAGGCCAGCCTTAGCTTTCTGGGCTTGGGCATATCCCCTCCGACCCCCACCTGGGGCAATATGATCAAAAGCGGGATCGACAGCCTGAGCAACGCCCCCTGGCTGTCCCTGTTTCCAGGCCTGGCCATCCTGATTACCGTCTTGTCCTTTAACATGATCGGTGATGGATTGAGGGATATTGCCGATCCGCAGCTGCGCACGTAA
- a CDS encoding ABC transporter ATP-binding protein, with amino-acid sequence MDRQHTVEYDVQGEIGNDLLLKVENLQTSFFMPEGTIKAVDDVCFHVDRAETLGLVGESGCGKSAIALSIMGLIAWPPGRIVGGRIFLEGEDLVQLPPSKLREIRGNKISMIFQEPMSSLNPVYTLGRQIAEVYMEHQGASKKQALEQAREMLDKLGIPAPAKRIHEYPHNLSGGMRQRVMIAMALACNPKLILADEPTTALDVTIQAQILELMAELQDSMSTSIILITHNLGVVAEYTQRIIIMYAGKIVEEAPVVTIFEQPLHPYTVGLLGSIPRLGAKSAGGKQRLAEIPGVVPSLYNLPQGCNFHPRCSKTREICRQAPPPLVEVESKHRVACWAVTEGWE; translated from the coding sequence ATGGATCGACAACACACAGTGGAGTATGACGTTCAAGGCGAAATCGGAAATGATCTTCTGCTGAAGGTCGAGAACCTGCAGACCTCGTTTTTCATGCCCGAAGGCACAATCAAGGCCGTGGACGATGTCTGCTTTCACGTGGACCGGGCTGAAACGCTCGGTCTGGTCGGGGAGTCCGGCTGCGGCAAAAGCGCCATCGCTCTATCGATTATGGGGCTCATCGCTTGGCCCCCCGGGCGCATTGTGGGCGGACGGATTTTCCTGGAGGGCGAAGACCTGGTACAACTGCCGCCGTCGAAGCTCAGGGAGATCCGGGGTAACAAGATCTCCATGATTTTCCAGGAGCCCATGTCCAGCCTGAATCCCGTCTATACCCTCGGCCGCCAGATAGCCGAAGTTTACATGGAACACCAAGGCGCCTCCAAAAAGCAGGCCCTTGAACAGGCCAGGGAGATGCTGGACAAACTGGGGATACCGGCTCCTGCCAAGCGGATTCATGAATACCCTCACAACCTGTCCGGCGGCATGCGACAAAGGGTCATGATTGCTATGGCGCTGGCATGCAACCCGAAACTGATCCTCGCCGATGAACCCACCACTGCCCTGGACGTCACCATTCAGGCCCAGATCCTTGAATTGATGGCCGAGCTTCAGGATTCCATGTCGACTTCCATCATCCTGATCACCCACAACCTTGGAGTGGTGGCGGAATATACCCAACGAATCATTATCATGTATGCCGGTAAAATCGTGGAGGAAGCACCGGTAGTGACGATCTTTGAGCAGCCGCTGCATCCCTATACGGTGGGCCTGTTAGGTTCAATTCCCCGACTGGGCGCCAAATCTGCCGGTGGTAAGCAGCGACTGGCGGAAATACCCGGCGTGGTTCCCAGTCTGTACAATCTGCCACAGGGGTGTAATTTTCACCCGCGTTGTTCCAAAACGAGAGAGATTTGCCGGCAAGCGCCGCCCCCCCTGGTGGAAGTTGAAAGCAAACACAGGGTTGCCTGCTGGGCCGTCACCGAAGGTTGGGAATAG